The following coding sequences are from one Rhineura floridana isolate rRhiFlo1 chromosome 2, rRhiFlo1.hap2, whole genome shotgun sequence window:
- the LOC133376877 gene encoding pepsin A-like isoform X3, whose protein sequence is MDIEYIGTIYIGTPAQQFTVLFDTGSSNLWVPSVYCSSEACSNHNRFNPQDSSTYQATSQSVSVTYGTGSMTGILAYDTVQVGSIEVTNQIFGLSETEPGTFLYYSPFDGILGLAYPSISASGATPVFDNMMSEGLVSQDLFSVYLSSDDQSGSFVMFGGFDDSYSGSLNWVPLSSESYWQITVDSITMNGQAIACSDGCQAIVDTGTSLLAGPPQGIANVQSYIGASSNGEISCSSMSSLPAIVFTINGIEFPVPASAYISESQSGYCTSDFESISIPTQSGELWILGDVFIRQYYCVFDRANNQIGLASMA, encoded by the exons ATGGAT attgaGTACATTGGCACCATCTACATTGGTACTCCAGCACAACAATTCACAGTCCTCTTTGACACTGGCTCATCCAACTTGTGGGTTCCTTCTGTGTACTGCTCCAGTGAAGCCTGCT CAAACCACAACCGCTTCAACCCCCAAGACTCCTCCACCTACCAGGCCACCAGCCAGAGTGTCTCTGTCACATATGGCACTGGGAGCATGACTGGAATCCTAGCCTATGACACTGTCCAG GTGGGAAGTATTGAGGTCACCAACCAGATCTTTGGCCTGAGTGAGACCGAGCCCGGTACTTTCCTTTATTATTCCCCCTTCGATGGCATCTTGGGTCTGGCTTATCCCAGCATTTCTGCCTCTGGTGCAACTCCTGTCTTTGACAACATGATGAGTGAGGGTCTGGTGTCTCAGGATCTCTTTTCCGTCTATCTGAGTTC CGATGATCAGAGTGGAAGCTTTGTGATGTTTGGTGGCTTCGACGACTCCTATTCTGGGAGCCTCAACTGggtgcctctctcttctgagtcCTACTGGCAGATCACTGTGGACAG CATCACTATGAATGGCCAGGCTATTGCTTGTTCTGACGGCTGCCAAGCTATTGTTGACACTGGCACCTCCCTCTTGGCTGGTCCTCCTCAAGGCATTGCTAATGTTCAATCTTACATTGGTGCAAGCTCCAATGGTGAG ATCAGCTGCAGTTCCATGAGCAGCCTGCCTGCCATTGTTTTCACCATCAATGGCATTGAGTTCCCTGTGCCTGCCAGTGCCTACATAAGCGAG AGTCAAAGTGGCTATTGCACAAGTGACTTTGAGTCCATCAGCATTCCCACTCAATCTGGTGAGCTATGGATCCTTGGAGATGTCTTCATCCGCCAGTACTACTGTGTGTTTGACAGAGCAAACAACCAGATTGGCCTGGCCTCCATGGCATGA
- the LOC133376877 gene encoding pepsin A-like isoform X1 produces MAASQGKCLRDMPAHLVPSICATECCSPPWIPLKKGKSLRQSLKEHGLLEKYLEKHPYNLGSKYFPSQANTDAAEPLENYMDIEYIGTIYIGTPAQQFTVLFDTGSSNLWVPSVYCSSEACSNHNRFNPQDSSTYQATSQSVSVTYGTGSMTGILAYDTVQVGSIEVTNQIFGLSETEPGTFLYYSPFDGILGLAYPSISASGATPVFDNMMSEGLVSQDLFSVYLSSDDQSGSFVMFGGFDDSYSGSLNWVPLSSESYWQITVDSITMNGQAIACSDGCQAIVDTGTSLLAGPPQGIANVQSYIGASSNGEISCSSMSSLPAIVFTINGIEFPVPASAYISESQSGYCTSDFESISIPTQSGELWILGDVFIRQYYCVFDRANNQIGLASMA; encoded by the exons GATCCCCCTGAAGAAGGGGAAATCCTTAAGGCAAAGTCTTAAAGAACATGGGCTGCTGGAAAAATATCTGGAGAAACATCCTTACAACTTGGGCTCAAAATACTTCCCCAGCCAAGCCAACACAGATGCCGCTGAGCCCTTGGAGAATTACATGGAT attgaGTACATTGGCACCATCTACATTGGTACTCCAGCACAACAATTCACAGTCCTCTTTGACACTGGCTCATCCAACTTGTGGGTTCCTTCTGTGTACTGCTCCAGTGAAGCCTGCT CAAACCACAACCGCTTCAACCCCCAAGACTCCTCCACCTACCAGGCCACCAGCCAGAGTGTCTCTGTCACATATGGCACTGGGAGCATGACTGGAATCCTAGCCTATGACACTGTCCAG GTGGGAAGTATTGAGGTCACCAACCAGATCTTTGGCCTGAGTGAGACCGAGCCCGGTACTTTCCTTTATTATTCCCCCTTCGATGGCATCTTGGGTCTGGCTTATCCCAGCATTTCTGCCTCTGGTGCAACTCCTGTCTTTGACAACATGATGAGTGAGGGTCTGGTGTCTCAGGATCTCTTTTCCGTCTATCTGAGTTC CGATGATCAGAGTGGAAGCTTTGTGATGTTTGGTGGCTTCGACGACTCCTATTCTGGGAGCCTCAACTGggtgcctctctcttctgagtcCTACTGGCAGATCACTGTGGACAG CATCACTATGAATGGCCAGGCTATTGCTTGTTCTGACGGCTGCCAAGCTATTGTTGACACTGGCACCTCCCTCTTGGCTGGTCCTCCTCAAGGCATTGCTAATGTTCAATCTTACATTGGTGCAAGCTCCAATGGTGAG ATCAGCTGCAGTTCCATGAGCAGCCTGCCTGCCATTGTTTTCACCATCAATGGCATTGAGTTCCCTGTGCCTGCCAGTGCCTACATAAGCGAG AGTCAAAGTGGCTATTGCACAAGTGACTTTGAGTCCATCAGCATTCCCACTCAATCTGGTGAGCTATGGATCCTTGGAGATGTCTTCATCCGCCAGTACTACTGTGTGTTTGACAGAGCAAACAACCAGATTGGCCTGGCCTCCATGGCATGA
- the LOC133376877 gene encoding pepsin A-like isoform X2, with translation MKLLLLLGLVALSQCIVTKIPLKKGKSLRQSLKEHGLLEKYLEKHPYNLGSKYFPSQANTDAAEPLENYMDIEYIGTIYIGTPAQQFTVLFDTGSSNLWVPSVYCSSEACSNHNRFNPQDSSTYQATSQSVSVTYGTGSMTGILAYDTVQVGSIEVTNQIFGLSETEPGTFLYYSPFDGILGLAYPSISASGATPVFDNMMSEGLVSQDLFSVYLSSDDQSGSFVMFGGFDDSYSGSLNWVPLSSESYWQITVDSITMNGQAIACSDGCQAIVDTGTSLLAGPPQGIANVQSYIGASSNGEISCSSMSSLPAIVFTINGIEFPVPASAYISESQSGYCTSDFESISIPTQSGELWILGDVFIRQYYCVFDRANNQIGLASMA, from the exons GATCCCCCTGAAGAAGGGGAAATCCTTAAGGCAAAGTCTTAAAGAACATGGGCTGCTGGAAAAATATCTGGAGAAACATCCTTACAACTTGGGCTCAAAATACTTCCCCAGCCAAGCCAACACAGATGCCGCTGAGCCCTTGGAGAATTACATGGAT attgaGTACATTGGCACCATCTACATTGGTACTCCAGCACAACAATTCACAGTCCTCTTTGACACTGGCTCATCCAACTTGTGGGTTCCTTCTGTGTACTGCTCCAGTGAAGCCTGCT CAAACCACAACCGCTTCAACCCCCAAGACTCCTCCACCTACCAGGCCACCAGCCAGAGTGTCTCTGTCACATATGGCACTGGGAGCATGACTGGAATCCTAGCCTATGACACTGTCCAG GTGGGAAGTATTGAGGTCACCAACCAGATCTTTGGCCTGAGTGAGACCGAGCCCGGTACTTTCCTTTATTATTCCCCCTTCGATGGCATCTTGGGTCTGGCTTATCCCAGCATTTCTGCCTCTGGTGCAACTCCTGTCTTTGACAACATGATGAGTGAGGGTCTGGTGTCTCAGGATCTCTTTTCCGTCTATCTGAGTTC CGATGATCAGAGTGGAAGCTTTGTGATGTTTGGTGGCTTCGACGACTCCTATTCTGGGAGCCTCAACTGggtgcctctctcttctgagtcCTACTGGCAGATCACTGTGGACAG CATCACTATGAATGGCCAGGCTATTGCTTGTTCTGACGGCTGCCAAGCTATTGTTGACACTGGCACCTCCCTCTTGGCTGGTCCTCCTCAAGGCATTGCTAATGTTCAATCTTACATTGGTGCAAGCTCCAATGGTGAG ATCAGCTGCAGTTCCATGAGCAGCCTGCCTGCCATTGTTTTCACCATCAATGGCATTGAGTTCCCTGTGCCTGCCAGTGCCTACATAAGCGAG AGTCAAAGTGGCTATTGCACAAGTGACTTTGAGTCCATCAGCATTCCCACTCAATCTGGTGAGCTATGGATCCTTGGAGATGTCTTCATCCGCCAGTACTACTGTGTGTTTGACAGAGCAAACAACCAGATTGGCCTGGCCTCCATGGCATGA